One genomic segment of Cherax quadricarinatus isolate ZL_2023a chromosome 30, ASM3850222v1, whole genome shotgun sequence includes these proteins:
- the LOC128692631 gene encoding uncharacterized protein, protein MKLFLLLCVSVVAGNPLRARSSSPSVFDYYDFVEIPRTQTAAAPRADGPLSPRRPGPHRRPGLPIRAGPPRRRPQPIRQGAPDYQLASAEVHPPQFRQQPQFRPKFRPQYQKEVPVIFREEPVFEKPVFSKPQYQQEPIMYVEEVVTGRPFEVMERPQRHQDDQMHRQQGERPPLDHDYPLFRPPPPKFLQKERHPQSGHLQQNDDIYEDFRQYEEQSQQEEHPKFEQERLQYDERQQFEDSPQYEERPQFEEYPKHEQDLPVYEDVPEYEVDRRPQHQQEAPPVYAEPIKKDIRKPAISNYVPKTKVKEEQEPGLEKRQVIHGGHLDPAGEQFVVDAAEAESATGDGRLSFQIHGQQGPHSYRFGYDTGKGYNRQFRYEERDGVGQVHGRYGFYDKDGKLQVVNYSAHPDHGFSADVPH, encoded by the exons ATGAAGCTCTTCTTGCTg CTGTGTGTAAGCGTGGTGGCTGGTAACCCACTCCGGGCCAGATCTTCCTCACCTTCTGTGTTTGATTATTATGACTTCGTAGAAATCCCTCGCACTCAAACTGCTGCAGCTCCAAGAGCTGACGGTCCGTTGTCGCCCCGTCGCCCTGGCCCACACCGTCGTCCTGGCCTACCCATTCGCGCTGGCCCGCCCCGTCGTAGGCCCCAGCCTATTCGTCAGGGAGCCCCGGATTATCAGCTGGCTAGTGCGGAGGTCCACCCACCCCAGTTCCGACAACAACCCCAATTTAGACCGAAGTTCAGGCCACAATATCAGAAGGAGGTACCCGTAATCTTCCGTGAAGAACCCGTTTTCGAGAAGCCTGTCTTCTCCAAACCGCAGTACCAGCAGGAGCCCATAATGTACGTGGAAGAGGTGGTAACTGGCAGACCTTTCGAGGTCATGGAAAGGCCTCAGCGTCACCAGGATGATCAGATGCATCGCCAACAGGGAGAACGACCTCCTCTGGATCATGACTACCCACTCTTTCGCCCTCCTCCCCCAAAGTTCCTCCAGAAAGAACGCCACCCGCAATCTGGACACCTGCAACAGAATGACGATATATATGAGGACTTCAGGCAGTATGAAGAACAATCTCAACAAGAAGAACACCCCAAGTTTGAGCAGGAGCGCCTACAATACGATGAACGTCAACAGTTTGAAGATTCCCCCCAGTACGAAGAACGACCTCAGTTTGAGGAATATCCCAAGCATGAACAAGATCTTCCTGTGTATGAGGATGTACCCGAATACGAGGTAGACAGGCGACCACAACATCAGCAAGAGGCGCCACCAGTGTATGCGGAGCCAATAAAGAAGGACATCCGCAAACCTGCCATCAGCAACTATGTGCCCAAGACGAAAGTAAAGGAGGAGCAGGAGCCTGGGCTAGAGAAGAGACAAGTTATACATGGCGGTCACCTTGACCCCGCGGGAGAGCAG TTCGTGGTTGACGCGGCGGAGGCAGAGAGTGCGACAGGAGACGGCCGCTTGTCCTTCCAAATTCACGGCCAGCAGGGACCACACTCCTATCGCTTCGGCTACGACACCGGCAAGGG GTACAACCGGCAGTTCCGGTATGAAGAAAGGGATGGGGTTGGTCAGGTCCATGGTCGTTATGGTTTCTATGACAAAGATGGAAAACTTCAAGTGGTAAACTATTCTGCCCATCCTGACCATGGATTCTCTGCTGATGTTCCTCATTAG